The Candidatus Effluviviaceae Genus V sp. region TCGCGTCGAGGATTTCGAGGATGCCCTCGACGGCGTCCTCCACCGGAACCTCTGTGGTCTCCCCCGTTCTCCTGACGCGCACTTCGACGATCCCCTTCTTGAGTCCGCGGTCACCCACGGTCACCCGCACAGGCAGACCGATCAGGTCCGCGTCGTTGAACTTCGCCCCCGGGGAGTCCTCTCGGTCGTCGAGCAGCACCTCGACGCCTCGCTCACTGAGCTCGCCGTAGAGACGCTCCGAAAGCTCGACGCACGCGTCGCTCTTCATGCTGACCGTCAGGATCTCGATCTGGAATGGTGCGACGCTCTTCGGCCAGATGATGCCGTCGTCGTCGTGGTGCTGCTCAATGACGGCCGCGACCGTTCTCGAGACCCCGAGGCCGTAGCAGCCCATCACGAGAGGCATGGCGACGCCGTCCTCGTTGAGATAGGTCGCCTTCATCGCGTCCGAGTACTTGGTTCCGAGCTTGAAGGCCTGACTCACCTCGATGCCGCGGAAGGAGGACATCTCCTTCCCGCACGCAGCGCAGCTGTCGCCGGCCTTCACGAGCGCCACGTCGTGATAGGCCGCGGGCTCGAAGTCCCTTCCCGGTCGGACGTTCACATAGTGAGCGTCCCTCTCGTTCGCGCCGACGACGGCCGACTGGAGCGGCTCGACCGTGTGGTCCGCTATGACCTCGACGCCCTCGAGCCCGACCGGACCGGCGAACCCGACGGGGGCCTTCGTGACCCTCTCGATCGTCTCGGGATCGGAGGGCTCGACGAGGTCGGCCCCGAGGCAGGCCGCGATCTTCGCCTCGTTGATGTCCCGGTCGCCACGGATCAGGACGGCGACGGTCCTGCCGTCGACCTGGTAGAGGATCGTCTTGACCAGACGTTCCGCCGGGACCTTGAGGAACGCCGAGACCTCCTCGATGGTCCGCATCTCCGGCGTTTCGACGCGTTCGAGCTCGCCCTCCTCGCCGACGTCGCTCGGCGGCGCGATGGCGCCCTCCGCCCGCTCGTCCGTGGCGGCGTAGCCGCAGTCGCAGACGATGACCTCCGACTCGCCCGTGTCCGAGAGGACCATGAACTCGTGCGAGTGGCTTCCGCCGATCGCCCCGGTGGCGGCCTCGACCGGGCGGAAGTCGAGCCCGCACCGTTGGAAGATGCGCGTGTACGCATCGCAGATCGTGTCGTACGTCTCCGAAAGCGACGCGTCGTCTCGGTGGAAGCTGTAGGCGTCCTTCATGATGAACTCGCGCGCTCTGACGACCCCGAACCGGGGCCGCACCTCGTCGCGGAACTTCGTCTGGATCTGGTAGAGCGTGAACGGAAGCTCCCTGTAGGAGCGGATCTCGTTCCGGACGATGTCGGTCACGACCTCCTCGTGGGTCGGCCCGAGCGCGAACTCGCGGCCGTTCCTGTCACGGACACGCCACAGTTCCTTGCCGTAGATGTCCCACCGGCCGGTCTCGCGCCAGAGCTCGGCCGGGCTGATGACCGGCATGAGGATCTCCTGGCACCCGACGGCGTCCATCTCCTCCCGGACGATCCGCTCGACCTTCCGGATGGCCCGCCACCCGAGCGGCAGGTAGTTGTAGACGCCTGAGGTCAGCTTCCGCATCAGTCCCGCGCGGAGCATCAGGCGGTGGCTCGTCGTCTCCGCGTCCGAGGGGTCTTCCTTGTGCGTGGGGATCAGCGCGCTGGTCCACTTCATGATGTTCCTGACTGCTCCTGTTGGCGTTCACGTTGCCTGAGCTCGAGAAGCTCGGCGAAGAGCCTCTCGACCTCGTCGAACTCGAAGTCACGTGTGTTGTCCACGTAGTCCCAGAAGTCGTCGAGCATCCTGTTGCCGGCGGCCTCGTACTGGAAGGCCTGCGTGAACATCTCGATCTTGTCGGCGGCCCGCACGAGCTTGCCCTCGACCGAGGAGCGATCGGCGAACTCTCGCCAGAGCGACAGGTATCGCTCACCCTCCTCGAGCCCCTCGAACAGGTTCTCGAGGATCCTGAGCTCCGTTGCCTCTTTCTCCTTCTCCCCGAGGAACCTCGCGGCCGGCGCGTGGATGTCGCCGAGCATGTGCTCCGGAAGGTCGTGCAGGATCGCTATGCGAAGGACCTTCTCGACATCGATGTCGAGCTTCATGCGGTCGGCCAGCAGCATCGCAATGAACGAAACCGCGTACGAGTGGTCGGCGACGCTCTCGCCGCCGGTGACGCCGCGGACCCTCCAGCCCATGCGGGGGATCGTCTTGAGCTCGTTCGCCTGGAGAATGACCTCCAGGAACCGGCTGCCCCCTCTGTCTCTCCAACGGCTCACCTGGACTCCCCGCCGGTGTCCCCAGTTGACGCGCCGGCCGCCTCGATGATGCGGCCGACGTTCAGGTCGTAGCCCTCGTGGCGCAGTATAGCCTGCTTCGTCCGGACATCATAGAGCTCGATGACGGGAGTCTCCACGGAATCGAGTCCCCCTGAGAAAGCGGGGACCTGATTCAGCTCGCTCGACGACACGACGCGTGCTTTCGGACCGAGCAGCAGCTTGAGCCGCTCGACCGACCCCGGGTCCCCGAGCGCGATGTACGTGACGTCGGCGCCGCGGACGGCCAGCGCCGAGGCGATGATGGGGAGCATGCGAACGTCCGGCTCATTGGCCGGATCGGAGGCGACCCACGCCGTCACCGGCACCGCCCCGCCGGGCGGGGTCTGGTCCGGAGAGACGTCGAACGCGAGGCTTCGCTCGTCGCCCGGCTCGAGCCGGACCTCGAGCATCTTCACGAGAGGGTCCCCCTGCTCGTCGCGGACCCCCGCCGCGACGACGTATCGTCCGTCGCCGAGCTCGGCGACGAAGCGGCCGTCCTCGTCCGCCGCCGCGCCGAGCGCGTCGAGCGGCACGAGCGCTCCCTCGCTGAACACGGAGATCGAGAAGTGTTCGAAACCGGCCGCCGGCCCCCCGGACGAGAGGAACGTCAGTTCGAGGTTCGCGGTCGATGTATAGCGCTCGGTGACCAGCCGGGTCTCGAAGCCCGCGCTCGCCTCGACGATCGAGACGCTCGCCCGGTGGTCCCGCTCGACGCGCCCGACGTCGCCCAGCGACGCCGGCTCGAGCGGGTAGAGCGGCACCCACGTCGCGCCGTTGTGGAACTCGATCCAGCTCATGCTGCCGTCGGCGCTCCCCCGGACGGGCGTACGAACGCGTCGGCACGGCAGCCCGACGGCCCGAAGCGCCGCCGTCGTCAGGATGGCGATCTCCGTCTCGGTGCCCGATCCGGCGGCCAGCGTGAAGAGCGGCGGCTGGAGCGGGCCGAAGAAGCCGCGCTCACGTTCCGAGACGGCCGCCGCGATCGCCTCGTTGATCCGAGCGGCCAGACGCCGCGGGGCTTCCTCCTCGAACCACAGGTCGCGCAGCGGACCCCGCCATGCCTCGACCGGCTCCCGGTCGATACGGTAGGTGAGCACGTACGGGAGGAAAAGGGAGTCAGGGAGGCCGCCCCGCGTCTCGAACGCGACCGACACGTGCTCTGTCAGTGCTCCCGTCGTCATCTCGAGGCGATCGAGATGGGGCATCCGTTCGATGAGCCACAGCGCCGCGTCGCGCTCCTCGCCGGTCAACTGCGCGAGGGCGTCGGCGAGCTCGGGGGCGTTAGTCCCGGCGTCATCGAGCGCAGAGGCCAGCGCCTCGCGGTCTTCCTCGGCGACGAGCTCGAGCACGTCCGGAGACCAGGCCGGCCCCTCGGCCTCGGCTGCCGCGGCCAGGATGAGAGCGAAGGCGATGAGCGTCCGCATCATTCGTCTTCCCCCCCGCCCGGCGCGTGCACGAGCCGGAAGACGCCCTCGAAGGGACGCCGCTCGGTGAACTCGAGAGCGGCGTCGGTCGTGTCGCCCGCCGTCACCGAGACCAGCTTCCAGTCGTGTCCGAGCGAGTCGCCCGCCGAGACGACGTAACGGCCGTCACCGAGAGCGATCTCCGCGGTCCCGTCTTCATCCGTTCTCGGTCCGGCGATGGCACGGAGCGCGCCGAAGTTCCAGAGCGAGACGGCGATCCTCTCGTCAGACACCGGCCCGCCGGCCCTTTCGCACGAGACGCGGAGGACGCCGGTCGGTCCGTAGCGCTCGGTCGAGTTGACGAGCGCGAATCGTTCCTCGCGGCGGTAGACGTCCTCACCGGCCGCCGGCTCGCCGAAGACCGCCGACAGCACGAGGGCGGCCTCGCCTGCCGGACCGGAGAACCACGCGTCGTCGAGCTCGTCGCGCGGCTCGCAGGCCCCCGTGTAGTGCCACGCGCCGTCGACCCAGAGCTCCGTCCAGGCGTGATTGTTGTCCGAGGCGGCCCAGTAGGGCGTCCACGCCTGGCGCGCTGGGATGCAGACACTCCGGAGCGCCGAGATGTGCACGATCATCATCTCCTCGCACCGGCCGTACCCGGACGCCAGCGTCTCGAAGACGCCCTGGTCGCGGCGCTGGGTCGGCTGGAAGCCGACGCGTTCACCGCACCATCTGTTGACCTCGAGGGCCGCCTCCCTCATGGAGGTCGTGCCCTCGAGCCTGGCCGAGAGCTCCCGGTAGAGGAACGGGCGCCAGGGCTCCAGCGGCTCCTGCGACACGCGCGGCGGCAGCACGTAGGTCAGGTAGACGTCCTCCGGAACGGTCGCTCCCCACGGGAACCGCTCCCTGGCCTCGCGCGCCAGGGCGACCGTCTCGAGCAGGAACGCCCGCTCGACGCGTGCGAGGTCGACCGTCGGCATGTTCGACAGAATGAACGCGAGCGCCTCCCGGTCGCCCGCCGGGGCATCCGAGAGCGCGTGTGCGAGCGTCGGTCCGTTCCGGCCGGCGCGCTCGACGGCCTCGGCGACCGCCTCGAGCCGCTCGGGCGGCACGAGTTCGGCGAGGTCGATGCCGTCGACCACGTGACGGTCGCAGGACGATGTGAACGCCGCGAAGGCTACAAGAGCCAGGGCCGCGAGTCCGCGCAGCCGCCCGCTCACGACGCACCGTCCGTCTCGGCCAGGCCCAGGGCGTGTTCCATACCGTAGAATCCCGGCTCAGCCCCGGCCGCGAAGCGCGCCGCGTAGAGCGCGCCCTCGGCGAAGGCTCTTCTGGACAGCGCTTCGTGGCTGAGCGTAACCACCTCGAGATCGGTCATGAAGTGCACGTCGTGTCGCCCCGCGACCGAGCCGCCGCGTACGGAGTGGACCCCGATCTCGCCGGACGGCCTCGGGCCCGTCATCCCGTGACGGCCGTAGAGCGCCGTGTTCTCCGGGGCGACGTCGCGTGCCTCCGAGAGCAGCTCGACGATGCGGGACGCCGTACCGCTCGGGGCGTCCTTCTTCGCGCGATGGTGTGCCTCGACGATCTCGACATCGGCGGTCCCCCCCAGCGCGCGGTCGACGCGCTCGACCAGTCCGAAGAGCAGGTTGACGCCGACGCTCGTGTTCGGCGCAAGAACGACGGCCGCGGATCCGGCCGCCCTCCGGAGTGCCTCGCGAGCGTCGTCGTCGAGTCCTGTGGTTCCGACGACCAGGGCCGTGCCCGTCTTCCGGGCGAACTCCGCGCAGGCGAGCGTCTGCTCCCGAACGGAGAAGTCGACGACGACGTCGACCGCGTCCGGGCTGAACTCGTCGAGCGACCCGCGCACGGTCATCTCGATGCTCCCGCCCTCCCAGAGGTCGCAGAGCTTCATCCCGAGGTTCCTGTGGTCGCCGCGTTCGAGGCCGCCCGCGAGCACCATGTCGTCGCGTTCGATCACGGCCGATGCCGTCTCGGACCCCATGCGTCCGCAGATGCCGCTGACAACGATGCGAATCACGCCCGTCTCCCCTTCGGGTGAGGCTCGTCGGTCTGATTGCTCTCACTGGATAGTTAGCGGTCTGACGCGAGATGCGTCAAGGAGAAAGCGGTGCGGCGTGCGGGTTCACCGTCGCGTGCTGTCTGACGTGTCAGGAGGGCTGCTTGCGCGTTCCGCCCACGGCCTCATCGAGCGTGAGGCGGACGGCCCGTGCGATCTCCTTCGGGCCGAACGGCTTCTGCAGGAAGCGGTCGGCTCCCTGGACGAGCTCATTCGTGTCCTGATCCTGGGGGAATCCGCTCATGACGATCATCGGCACATCGAGGCCCTCTTCGGCCAACTTCTCCCACATCTCGTGGCCGCCCATCTCGGGCATCACGACGTCGGTCATCACCAGCGAGACATCGCGGCCGTTCTCCCGATACGATTCGAGAGCCTCCCGGCCGTTGTTGACGTCGACCACCTCGTAGCCCTGGGCCTCGAGGACCTCGCGGATCATCGTGCGGACGCTCGCGTCGTCCTCAACGACGAGGATCTTCTCACGGCCGGTCAGCACGTGCGTCTTCGGCTCGGTCTCGCTCGCCGCTTCCTCCTCGGGCACGCGCATCGGCAGATAGATGCTGAAGGTCGTCCCCTCGCCACGCTCGCTCGTGACGTCCACGAACCCTCCGTGCCTGCGAACGACGCTGAAGACGATCGAGAGACCGAGGCCGGTTCCCCGCCCCTCCTCCTTGGTCGTGAAGAACGGCTCGAAGATCCGCTCCCTGGTCTCCTCGTCCATGCCGACGCCGGTGTCCGATACCTCGATGACCTGGCATCTGTCGATCCCGGGGATGCTGAAGCGTCTGGCGAGCGGCCCGACGACCTCCAGACCGTGGGT contains the following coding sequences:
- a CDS encoding proline--tRNA ligase, which encodes MKWTSALIPTHKEDPSDAETTSHRLMLRAGLMRKLTSGVYNYLPLGWRAIRKVERIVREEMDAVGCQEILMPVISPAELWRETGRWDIYGKELWRVRDRNGREFALGPTHEEVVTDIVRNEIRSYRELPFTLYQIQTKFRDEVRPRFGVVRAREFIMKDAYSFHRDDASLSETYDTICDAYTRIFQRCGLDFRPVEAATGAIGGSHSHEFMVLSDTGESEVIVCDCGYAATDERAEGAIAPPSDVGEEGELERVETPEMRTIEEVSAFLKVPAERLVKTILYQVDGRTVAVLIRGDRDINEAKIAACLGADLVEPSDPETIERVTKAPVGFAGPVGLEGVEVIADHTVEPLQSAVVGANERDAHYVNVRPGRDFEPAAYHDVALVKAGDSCAACGKEMSSFRGIEVSQAFKLGTKYSDAMKATYLNEDGVAMPLVMGCYGLGVSRTVAAVIEQHHDDDGIIWPKSVAPFQIEILTVSMKSDACVELSERLYGELSERGVEVLLDDREDSPGAKFNDADLIGLPVRVTVGDRGLKKGIVEVRVRRTGETTEVPVEDAVEGILEILDAIG
- a CDS encoding HD domain-containing protein, with protein sequence MSRWRDRGGSRFLEVILQANELKTIPRMGWRVRGVTGGESVADHSYAVSFIAMLLADRMKLDIDVEKVLRIAILHDLPEHMLGDIHAPAARFLGEKEKEATELRILENLFEGLEEGERYLSLWREFADRSSVEGKLVRAADKIEMFTQAFQYEAAGNRMLDDFWDYVDNTRDFEFDEVERLFAELLELRQRERQQEQSGTS
- a CDS encoding 4-hydroxy-tetrahydrodipicolinate reductase; this encodes MIRIVVSGICGRMGSETASAVIERDDMVLAGGLERGDHRNLGMKLCDLWEGGSIEMTVRGSLDEFSPDAVDVVVDFSVREQTLACAEFARKTGTALVVGTTGLDDDAREALRRAAGSAAVVLAPNTSVGVNLLFGLVERVDRALGGTADVEIVEAHHRAKKDAPSGTASRIVELLSEARDVAPENTALYGRHGMTGPRPSGEIGVHSVRGGSVAGRHDVHFMTDLEVVTLSHEALSRRAFAEGALYAARFAAGAEPGFYGMEHALGLAETDGAS